The Natrinema caseinilyticum sequence GTCTCGACCTGGACCGCTTCGCCGATCCAGTGAACCTCGCAAAGAAAGACGATCTGGTCCAGTTCAGTCTCGATAGAGAGACACGCAAGCTGGTCGTCTTCGTCGACGGCATCGAGTTCCGAATGGCTTGCCTCGATCCAGCGACCATCAGAGCAGAGCCGACGCTTCCTGAGCTGGAACTGCCAGCGAGCGCTACGCTCGACCGCGACGTCCTCCAGCAAGGGATCAAAGCCGCAGACCTCGTGGCCGACCACGTCGGATTCCGGATGGACGCTGCCGATGAGGTCCTCAGAATCGAGGCAGAAGGCGATACCGACGCTGTCGACTTCCAACTCGATGAGGAGGAACTCGACCAGGCCACGTTCGTCGAAGCCTCGTCGCTGTTCAGCCTCGACTACATGAAAAAGATTGTCCGAACCATTCCGAAGGGGGCTAGCGTCACAGTCGATTTCGGGAGTGAGTTCCCCATCATGCTCTCGTACGAGCTTGACGATGATGCAGGGTCGATGACCCGGATGCTGGCCCCCCGTATCGAGACGTAACCGCTCCCAGAGGGCTTTCCACGTGCTATGAAAACTAGCTACTCACAGTCGAAGTACCGAGCGCGGCGGTATCGCGGAGAACGCACACTTGGGGGATGTCTCGTCTACGCCGGCGACGATCTCCTCGACAAACACTTGATGGTGCATTCGGTGTCACCGGGTGGGTTCGATTGGGGTCCAGATGCAGCTCCAGAACGCGCTTGCCAACTCGCTATCGCCCTGCTCGCGTCCGCTCTCGGGGTCGAAGTCGCAATCGATGACTATCACCTGTTCGCAGAGGACTTCGTCAGACGCGAGCTGAGCGGTGATGAATGGTCGATTCGTCTGCAGGACCTCCGCGAGTCGAGCTTTCGTGAACAGTACCTTCACAGGGACTATCCGGACAACACCGCTCCACAACCGGACGACGTCGACATCGAAACAGTCGATCTGGACTCGATCACTTACGCTGACGAACTTGCCCTGGTCCGACGATACGACGAGGTACTCTGGAAGAAGGGAGACACCAGGGGGAACTTGCATCGACTCCAGGAGATCCGATTGGAGAATCGTGACCCTGCTGCTGAATCGCTGTCGAAGCAGTGGCTCTCGACACATGGTCGGCTGACTTCCGCTGCCGCCAAGCGGACCATCGCTGAGGAGTTCGAGACGATGGGCGAGTTCGCAGCCTGGGCCTGCTACGCCACGACGCTCAGGACTGTCGACCACGTCGGCGAATCAACCGAGG is a genomic window containing:
- a CDS encoding DNA polymerase sliding clamp, with product MSTDSSIEDPDIDPLEDVEEENDQSGPVTSNTDTTDSDSVQNEPGEEPVQSGPPSSFRATIQASPLQAILKALRANVDEARFRIDESGIRVRAVDPANVAMDDLTLNASAFESYDATPGVLGLDLDRFADPVNLAKKDDLVQFSLDRETRKLVVFVDGIEFRMACLDPATIRAEPTLPELELPASATLDRDVLQQGIKAADLVADHVGFRMDAADEVLRIEAEGDTDAVDFQLDEEELDQATFVEASSLFSLDYMKKIVRTIPKGASVTVDFGSEFPIMLSYELDDDAGSMTRMLAPRIET
- a CDS encoding DUF6166 domain-containing protein; amino-acid sequence: MKTSYSQSKYRARRYRGERTLGGCLVYAGDDLLDKHLMVHSVSPGGFDWGPDAAPERACQLAIALLASALGVEVAIDDYHLFAEDFVRRELSGDEWSIRLQDLRESSFREQYLHRDYPDNTAPQPDDVDIETVDLDSITYADELALVRRYDEVLWKKGDTRGNLHRLQEIRLENRDPAAESLSKQWLSTHGRLTSAAAKRTIAEEFETMGEFAAWACYATTLRTVDHVGESTEESIRRLRPTLIRWFGGEEYIPRYDDDQETLLSEDTGEDEEQTGTTGDPSASASG